In the Pseudomonadota bacterium genome, GGGATTGAGTTTGAGATTGAAAAAATAACAGATATCAAAAAAATCATGGGTTTTGGTGTTATGATGACCCCGGCTATTGCCATAGATGGGCAGGTAAAGAGCGTGGGCAAGGTACTCTCTACAGATGAAATAAAGAAACTGCTGTAAAGATGGTTGACGCAAACGCTTTGTACTATTTTATAGTTTATAATCTATTTTAAAAATGGGGGGTATTTCCCGTGTCTGAAAACAGGTTATTTAAACGGCCAATGCAGAAAAGGTATATTTTGAATACTCACAAGGTTCAAACCAAGCGGGCTATTATCTTCTGTAAGGCTCTCGGCATTGTTCTCTTTATCCTCTTATTCAAGGGTTCCATTGCTCCTATATATGCGACAGACGCCCTCGTTCCTTCATTCGGGATGGGAAAGATTAATGTAAGGCTTTATACTGACTACTTCTGCCCACCGTGCAGAGCCATGGAACCGAATGTCGAACCTATTATATCAGAGCTTGTAAAAAAGAATGTTATTAATATCACCTTTATCGATACCCCTTTTTCCAAAACTTCCATGCTCTATGCC is a window encoding:
- a CDS encoding thioredoxin family protein — translated: MKIQILGTGCVKCTKLAAHAEEAAKQAGIEFEIEKITDIKKIMGFGVMMTPAIAIDGQVKSVGKVLSTDEIKKLL